CTTGGCAAGAAAGTCGTCCTCAAGGCTACTAAGCGTGACCGCCGTTGGTGGATCGATCACGACCAAATCTCCCGAGAAGCTGGAGATGGCCGCCGGGGCATCCGTCGCGAAGAGCAGACCAAGTAAGAGTCCTGCCGTCGAAGCAATAGCTCTGTTAAGACTTATGCGGAGCCGCATCAGTACGATAAGATCGCCTCGAATTGAATGTGTGAACACTAGCACCTCCTCAAGCTGAGAGTGTTAGCAGCTTGCCCCGAAAACACTCTTGCCAAAAGGCCCATTCTCTGAGGACGTACAACCTAGTGGAAAACCGCAGTGCCGTAAAATTTCTATAGGTCTCTCGGGTTCCACTGAGACCAAAGGTCGAGTTTATTTCAATCCAGTGGAGAGAACTGGCTTGGGCGGAGACGGGATATTTGGATAACTGCACAGGACGATGAAGCCGAGGCAGCTTGTCATCGCAATCGGTGTACCCAACCTCAGCAGATTGGAGCCTGAGGTATCTGTCGGCGGAGTTAACGTTTCGTGCAGTTAGCGACGGCGACAGCCCAGCAGGCAGAGTGCAGCCAGAGCGAGTGTGCAGGTCGTGGGTTCGGGGATGCCGAGGTAGTAGTTATCCGCTTCACCGTTGCCGTAGAAACCAATTCCAGCACCAGTTCCCGTGTAAGTCGAGTTTAGCGTGCCACTGAAGAATTCACCGGTGGCTTCCACGTACGCGGTCGCAGTGCCATCCCCGTTGTCGGTGGCTTGGAAGTAAGTCGCGCCCACTTGGCTAGAAAGGTCGAAAAAACTTGATCCGATAAAAGCAGCTACTCCGTTATTGCCTGTATAGAAGAAAACGCGATCAAATAGACCGTTGGCGTCATTATCTTGAATCTTGATAAACAAGTTGTCGCTTAGCGAGTTGTAATTTAGCACCAGGGCCACGTAGTCAGTTCCAGGATTAGCGATTGCGTCGACACCGAGGCTTGAACTGGATACGCCATCGAGCGTGGCCAAAGATTCATCAGTGCCATAGAATACCCCGCCCGACTCGGTGATTGTGCCGTTTTGAATCGTCCAGCCTGAAGTGCTGCCATCGTTGAAGTCGTCCACCAGAAGTTGTCCCTGCGCCGAAGATGAAGCTAGAACCAGGGCGTAGGTCAGGAATCCATAAAATGTCGTTCTCATTAATTCTTCCCTCAGTTGTGTTTGCAAATGCTGTTGCGGAGTTCAAAAATCAATGACAGAAGGCTGGGCGGTTGACCCGCGTCGAACCGATTCCGTTAATATGAAATGGGGGAGCGGTCGAAAAACTCTCACGACAAGTTCGGCACGGATAAGATCCACTTTCACCCTGCTCAGTGCGCACAAACCGGCAGTAGCTCTTCTGATCAGTCTAAATCGTTGCTGACCGAGTTAGTGCCCCCTTCAGGATTCTATGCTACCCTGGGCCAATTCGACCGCAAGGCTCTTTCAAGGAAAACTGGTTGTACGCAAATTGATGTGGGTTGCCAGTCTCCGAGTCCCCTTTCGCAAATGGTTTAGAACGACCTCCGTAACGCCAACGAACATGCTGCAACAAAAGGCAGCGGTGAATCTGACGACGCTCGATTCGGCTACTGGCAAACCGACAGAGGTCGCATGAACCGACTTTCATTTCGACTTCGCGAAACATGCACAAGCGTGAAACACTGAACGCAAGAAATCAAATCGGATCCACAGCCGCAGGACTCTAAATCTTCAGCTCTCCTAGACCGATCAATCAACCACTTCGACACCCGAGCGTGAGGTCAACTCTCGAAAGGCTGTGGTCAATCGTTTCAAGATCGGTCCTGCGTCGCCGTCGCCAATTTGATTGCCGTCGATCAGGCTAACGGGAACCAACTCGCCCATGGTTCCCGTGCAGAATACTTCGCTGCTTCGGTAGAGTTCGGCAAGTGAAACGTCGCGTTGCTCGTGAGGGATTGAGAGCTGTTGACAGATTTGCAGGACGATGGCTCGTGTGATTCCTTCAGGACAGGCGACCGTCCGGGAGGTGATCACTTTGCCTTCGGCGACCATGAAGACGTGCGTTGCGTTGGTTTCCGCAACGAATCCACGGCTATCCAGCATCAGGGCGTCGTCCGCCCCGGCAGCGTTGGCCTGGATTTTAGCAAGAATGGAATTGAGTAGGTTGTTGTGATGAATCTTCGAATCCAACACGTCAGGCGAGGGACGACGGTATGTTGAGGTAATGAGGCTGATCCCCTCCGCCCCATAAACAGGCTTCTTGAATTCCGCCAAGACAATGAGCGTCGGGCCGGATTGGTTGAGTCGTGGGTCCATGCCGCTGGTGATCTTCACCCCGCGGGTCAAGGTGAGACGGATGTGGACTTCGTCCCGCATTTTGTTCGCTTTGAGAGTTTGGCGAATCTCCTCCACGAGTTGTTCGCGCGTGGGAATCTCCTGAAAAGCCAGCGACTTGGCGGAATGTCGCAGTCGGTCCAGATGCTCGTGCAGTTGGAAGATCCGCCTATCGTAGAGCCTGAGACCTTCCCAAACGGCATCGCCACCCTGTACGACCGAATCGAACGGGCTGACTCCCGCCTCGTCGCGATGCAGCATCTTGCCGTTGATGTTGATTAGCAGGTCGCGATTTCTTTCGTCAAACTTTTGTAGCACTGGTGTTGTCTTTGCTTTTGCTGGAAGGGAATTGAACGCAGACAAACGCGGATTTTGCGGATGAGCACGGATTGAGCTACTCAGGTTATTGAGAGCTTGTGATTACTTAACGAGTTGTACAGAGCTTGGCATTGTTGGAGTAGTCGTTTGTGCTTGCTGGGAATTTCTCCGGTACGTGGCGAATAGGGCGAAAAGGTTGTGGATTCCGCTACGTTCGCATACCAAAACTTGGCCCAGACGCCGTCGGTCTCGTGAATCCCCGGCTTCCAGCGCAGCATTTCTTCGCGGAAAGGAACGGCAATCGACGCGCACAGTTTTTTGAGCATGCCAGGAGGATCCAGCAGCACATCCTTCGCATCAATCACCGCCGGGATGATGCCTTTCTGATTTCGAATTCGCTCGAAGAGGGCGACTTG
The genomic region above belongs to Lacipirellulaceae bacterium and contains:
- a CDS encoding aminotransferase class IV; translation: MLQKFDERNRDLLININGKMLHRDEAGVSPFDSVVQGGDAVWEGLRLYDRRIFQLHEHLDRLRHSAKSLAFQEIPTREQLVEEIRQTLKANKMRDEVHIRLTLTRGVKITSGMDPRLNQSGPTLIVLAEFKKPVYGAEGISLITSTYRRPSPDVLDSKIHHNNLLNSILAKIQANAAGADDALMLDSRGFVAETNATHVFMVAEGKVITSRTVACPEGITRAIVLQICQQLSIPHEQRDVSLAELYRSSEVFCTGTMGELVPVSLIDGNQIGDGDAGPILKRLTTAFRELTSRSGVEVVD